Proteins co-encoded in one Kutzneria chonburiensis genomic window:
- a CDS encoding non-ribosomal peptide synthetase: MEDLVSRLVAARAAGTPDATAVVCGPERLSYAELNAAANRLARLLITRGAGPGRVVAVAQRRSVELLVALLAVQKTGAAYLPVDPTYPADRIEYVLNDAHAVTKLVGGELAAAAGLSSEDIQLDSDIAYVIYTSGSTGRPKGVAVTHANLVNFLDGVAEHAPLTPADTLLAVTTIAFDIAGLEMYLPLLHGGRVVIATEAEVRDPAALTSLIAAEGVTVMQATPSLWQALVSSHPERLRGLRMLVGGEALPGVLAAKMAALTTSVVNLYGPTETTIWSTASPVTDAAVTIGKPLRNQEVRVLGDALAELPAGEIGELYIAGDGVARGYFGRPELTAQRFVADPHGDAGTRMYRTGDLARWNADGELEYLGRVDEQVKLRGFRIELGEIQAAAESHPAVERAVVVVRDERLVGYVVGAADGVREHVAKTLPEYMVPAIFVELAEFPLTPNGKIDRKALPAPRFVSAGRAPRTEREVTLCALFSEVLGLDTVSIDDGFFEAGGHSLLATKLISRLRTELGVEVPIAMLFDAPTVAQLACRLDEAAAARAQLERRERPDRVPLSYAQQRLWFLHRLEGPSPTYNLPTVLKLSGEVDVEALRRAVNEVADRHESLRTIFPEADGRPYQQIVHTPIPFEVVEPANLDEALKAAVRHEFELSTDLPFRVTLFKSSAQDYTLLLLAHHIASDGWSQAPLCADLADRYAGRTQEALAVQYADYTLWQQELLGSEDDPTSAIRAQLDHWVSALDGAPELLPLPTDRPRPTVASYRGDIVEFGIDAELCERLGALAREANGTLFMVVHAALAALLTRLGAGTDLPLGTVVAGRTDSALDDLVGFFVNTLVLRADTSGNPTFADLLGRVRTNALAAYANQDVPFERVVEQINPVRSLSHHPLFQVMLAFQNNASATLDFPGLRAELADAAADVARFDLYFSVVERAGGLRVDLEYATDLYDRETVERLANRLVRLLSQVADNPSIALDDLDLLDDAERSLVLNTWNNTAVHAPDASIVELFHAQVDRTPDAIALVAGEVEISYAELDRRANGLALEVTAETPVIVLQERSVDAVVAILAVLKAGGSYLPLDVRYPASRVEAIVRESGATLALVDAAGAALLPAGCTAVVTTDVVSNERPDVRIHPDQLAYLMYTSGSTGTPKGVAVTHRNVVDLARERAFRSGAHERVLLHSTLAFDAATYELWVPLLSGGQLVIAPPGELDHTALERVIVDHRITGLWLTAGLFRLLADEAPTCFADVREVWTGGDVVPAASVRRVMERCPGLTVVDGYGPTETTTFATHHIMRSADAVPTIVPIGRPLDNMRVYILDARLRPVPIGVVGELCIAGTGLARGYLDAPRLTAERFVADPFGDGRMYLTGDLARWRADGTVEFVGRDDDQVKVRGFRIELGEVETVLSAHPAVARSAVVVREDQPGDKRLVAYAVPASTDEDHADEHVDEWQKLYENLYSDSAGRSGFGENFAGWHSSYDEQPIPLEQMREWQAATVERIRSLRPRRVLEIGVGSGLLLSQLAPHVDSYWGTDFSSVVIETLRGEVDRHDFASRVRLRAQPANVVDGLPTGYFDTIIINSVLQYFPGIDYLLDVLRNCADLLVQGGVVFAGDVRNHRLLRHFSTAIELTKADDDVPASVLRRAVEQDLLLENELTVDPQFFARIGEAVPGFESVDVRLKRGRFHNELSRYRYDAVLRKGSALSVSDVPTLRWGRDITELAEIKVDGPLRITGVPNGRIAGEVAAMRALEQGSGVAVARSLLTEANVPDPEDFHVLGNAVITWSGTGSDGELDVLYVREDVDLAGVFVGRGGEFDPSRYANDPGRSRSAGALTQALRSYLADELPDFMVPSAVVMMNSLPLTRNGKLDRAALPAPDYTITSSGKAPRTPREEILCGLFAEVLGLSTVGVDDNFFDLGGHSLLATRLISRLRAVFGVEFEIRNLFEAPTVTELARRTEVAAPARTAVTAVTERPQRIPLSFAQKRLWFLHRMEGPSSTYNVSMTLRLTGPIDRDALAAAIDDVLWRHESLRTAFAETDGEPHQVVLPQTTPMHVVETSDIDEVVVAEAKYGFDLAAGAPVRITLFAASPTEHVLLMLMHHIVSDGWSWAPLCRDLETAYTARLSGNPPAFEPLPVQYPDFALWQQDVLGSERDGNSLVTRQLEHWKEQLKGLPELVTVPADRPRPAVATYRGDLLPFTVDAKIHQAMVKLAHDTDTTVFMVVEAAMAVLLTALGGGEDIPIGTAVAGRTDAALDDLVGFFVNTLVMRNDTSGDPSFTELLRRVRETSLAAYANQEVPFERLVELVNPTRSLSHAPLYQVMLTYQNNSDATLSLPGVQVEIGEANTGISKFDLSFNIREVPSLTGLPAGLEGEVEFATDLMDPSTAASVARRLVRVLEAVVADPTRPIGSLDLLESAERRRVIEEWNDFGRDVPSATLVESFERQVAATPSAKAVVFGDSALTYSELNARANQLASMLREQGVGPEKFVAVKMPRSTDLVVALLGILKAGGAYLPLDPSYPADRLEFMVSDVSPVLTLTSLPALEGPIENPVSPLLPGNAAFVIFTSGSTGRPKGVVVQHDSLNQYLSWTRSAYPGVGGRSLVHSPVSFDLTVTGLFSTLTSGGCVTIVDLDRSADAGQVAQQPTFVKATPSHLPLLLNLPDAFSPTEQLVLGGESLMGEVLDQWRARFPSTTVVNEYGPTETTVGCTEYRIEPGDEVRAGVVTIGKPIWNTRMYVLDKALRPVPPGVQGELYIAGDLVTRGYHNRRGLTATKFVADPFGPPGSRMYRSGDLGRWRTDGNLEFIARVDDQVKVRGFRIELGEIEGCIGTHPDVRHAAVIVREDQPGDKRLVAYVVGDADLDVLRKHVADALPEYMVPAAFVRLDVLPLTANRKLDRKSLPAPDYAVQASSREPRDDRERTVCALFADVLGLPSVGVEDNFFDLGGHSLLATRLISRIRADLGAELSLRALFDQPTPEAVAARLTKPAKARPALRPRTQEAL, translated from the coding sequence ATGGAAGACCTGGTCTCGCGGCTGGTGGCAGCGCGGGCGGCCGGCACGCCGGACGCGACCGCCGTGGTCTGCGGTCCCGAGCGGCTCAGCTACGCGGAGCTGAACGCGGCGGCCAACCGGTTGGCCCGGCTGCTGATCACCCGTGGCGCGGGCCCGGGCCGGGTCGTGGCGGTGGCGCAACGGCGGTCGGTGGAGCTGCTGGTCGCGCTGTTGGCCGTGCAGAAGACGGGTGCGGCCTATCTGCCGGTGGATCCGACCTATCCGGCCGACCGGATCGAGTACGTCCTCAACGACGCCCACGCGGTGACGAAGCTGGTCGGCGGCGAGCTGGCCGCCGCAGCCGGTCTGTCCTCTGAGGACATTCAGCTGGACTCCGACATCGCATACGTCATCTACACGTCCGGGTCGACCGGCCGACCGAAGGGCGTCGCGGTCACGCACGCCAACCTGGTCAACTTCCTCGACGGTGTCGCCGAGCACGCCCCGCTCACCCCGGCCGACACGCTGCTGGCCGTCACCACGATCGCCTTCGACATCGCCGGGCTTGAGATGTACCTCCCGCTGCTGCACGGCGGCCGGGTTGTGATCGCCACCGAGGCCGAGGTCCGTGACCCGGCGGCGCTGACGTCCCTGATCGCCGCCGAGGGCGTGACGGTCATGCAGGCGACGCCGTCGCTGTGGCAGGCGCTGGTGTCCAGCCACCCTGAACGGCTGCGTGGACTGCGGATGTTGGTCGGCGGCGAGGCGCTGCCGGGTGTGCTGGCGGCGAAGATGGCGGCGTTGACAACATCTGTTGTCAACCTCTACGGGCCGACCGAGACCACCATCTGGTCCACGGCGTCGCCCGTGACCGATGCCGCCGTGACCATCGGAAAGCCGCTGCGCAACCAGGAAGTCCGGGTGCTCGGCGACGCGTTGGCCGAGCTGCCGGCGGGTGAGATCGGCGAGCTGTACATCGCCGGCGACGGCGTGGCCCGCGGCTACTTCGGCCGGCCGGAGCTGACCGCGCAGCGTTTCGTCGCCGATCCGCACGGCGACGCCGGTACCCGTATGTACCGCACCGGTGACCTGGCCCGATGGAACGCGGACGGCGAGCTGGAGTACCTCGGCCGAGTGGACGAGCAGGTCAAGCTTCGTGGGTTCCGCATCGAGCTGGGCGAGATCCAGGCCGCCGCCGAGTCGCATCCGGCGGTGGAGCGGGCCGTCGTGGTCGTCCGCGACGAGCGTCTCGTCGGTTACGTCGTTGGCGCGGCTGACGGTGTGCGCGAACATGTCGCGAAGACCCTGCCCGAGTACATGGTCCCGGCGATCTTCGTCGAGCTGGCCGAGTTCCCGCTCACGCCCAACGGCAAGATCGACCGCAAGGCTCTGCCCGCGCCGCGTTTCGTGAGCGCCGGCCGCGCCCCGCGGACCGAGCGTGAAGTGACGCTGTGCGCGCTGTTCAGCGAGGTTCTCGGTCTGGACACGGTGTCGATCGACGACGGCTTCTTCGAGGCCGGCGGACACTCGCTGCTGGCCACGAAGCTGATCAGCCGCCTGCGCACCGAGCTCGGCGTCGAGGTCCCGATCGCCATGCTGTTCGACGCCCCGACGGTGGCTCAGCTGGCTTGTCGCCTCGATGAGGCAGCTGCGGCCCGGGCCCAGCTGGAGCGCCGTGAGCGTCCGGATCGGGTGCCGCTTTCCTATGCGCAGCAACGGCTCTGGTTCCTCCACCGGCTGGAGGGCCCCAGCCCCACGTACAACCTGCCGACGGTGCTGAAGCTGTCCGGCGAGGTCGACGTGGAAGCGTTGCGGCGGGCGGTGAACGAGGTCGCCGACCGGCACGAGTCGCTGCGCACGATCTTCCCCGAGGCCGACGGCCGGCCGTACCAGCAGATCGTGCACACGCCCATCCCCTTCGAGGTGGTCGAGCCGGCGAACCTGGACGAGGCGCTGAAGGCCGCTGTCCGGCACGAGTTCGAGCTGTCGACCGACCTGCCGTTCCGGGTGACGCTGTTCAAGTCCTCGGCTCAGGACTACACCCTTCTCCTGCTGGCGCACCACATCGCCAGTGACGGCTGGTCGCAGGCGCCGCTGTGCGCCGATCTCGCCGACCGCTACGCGGGACGGACCCAAGAGGCGCTGGCCGTGCAGTACGCGGATTACACGCTGTGGCAGCAGGAGCTGCTCGGTAGCGAGGACGACCCCACCAGCGCCATCCGCGCCCAGCTGGACCACTGGGTGTCCGCTTTGGACGGTGCCCCGGAGCTGCTGCCGCTGCCCACCGACCGCCCCCGGCCGACCGTCGCCTCCTACCGTGGCGACATCGTCGAGTTCGGCATCGACGCCGAGCTGTGCGAGCGGCTGGGCGCCCTCGCCCGCGAGGCCAACGGCACGCTGTTCATGGTCGTGCACGCGGCCCTGGCCGCCCTGCTCACGCGGCTCGGCGCGGGCACCGACCTGCCGTTGGGCACGGTCGTCGCCGGCCGCACCGACTCGGCCCTGGACGACCTGGTCGGCTTCTTCGTCAACACGCTGGTGCTGCGGGCCGACACCAGCGGCAACCCCACCTTCGCCGACCTGCTCGGCCGCGTACGGACCAACGCCCTGGCCGCGTACGCCAACCAGGACGTGCCGTTCGAGCGCGTGGTGGAGCAGATCAACCCGGTGCGGTCGCTCTCGCACCACCCGCTGTTCCAGGTCATGCTGGCGTTCCAGAACAACGCCTCGGCGACGCTGGACTTCCCGGGCCTGCGCGCCGAGCTGGCCGATGCCGCGGCCGACGTCGCCCGCTTCGACCTGTACTTCAGTGTGGTTGAACGGGCCGGCGGCCTGCGCGTGGACCTGGAGTACGCCACCGACCTGTACGACCGCGAGACCGTCGAGCGCCTGGCCAACCGCCTCGTCCGCCTGCTGTCCCAGGTCGCGGACAACCCGTCGATCGCCCTGGACGACCTGGACCTGCTCGACGATGCCGAGCGTTCACTCGTACTGAACACCTGGAACAACACGGCTGTACACGCCCCCGACGCGTCCATCGTCGAGCTGTTCCACGCCCAGGTCGACCGCACCCCCGACGCAATCGCGCTGGTCGCCGGCGAGGTGGAGATCAGCTACGCCGAGCTGGACCGCCGGGCCAACGGCCTGGCCCTGGAAGTCACCGCCGAGACCCCGGTAATCGTGCTCCAGGAGCGGTCGGTCGACGCCGTGGTCGCCATTCTGGCCGTGCTCAAGGCCGGCGGCAGCTATCTGCCGCTGGACGTGCGCTACCCGGCCTCCCGCGTGGAGGCGATCGTCCGCGAGAGCGGGGCCACGCTGGCCCTGGTCGACGCCGCCGGCGCCGCCCTGCTGCCGGCCGGGTGCACGGCCGTCGTGACAACAGATGTTGTCAGCAACGAGCGGCCTGACGTGCGGATCCACCCGGACCAGCTGGCCTACCTGATGTACACCTCGGGGTCGACCGGCACGCCCAAGGGCGTCGCCGTGACCCATCGCAACGTCGTCGACCTGGCCCGGGAACGCGCCTTCCGCAGCGGGGCCCACGAGCGTGTACTGCTGCACTCGACGCTGGCGTTCGACGCCGCTACCTACGAGCTGTGGGTGCCGCTCCTGTCCGGCGGGCAGCTGGTGATCGCCCCGCCCGGCGAGCTCGACCACACCGCCCTGGAGCGGGTGATCGTCGACCACCGGATCACCGGCCTGTGGCTGACCGCCGGCCTGTTCCGGCTGCTGGCCGACGAGGCCCCGACCTGTTTCGCCGACGTCCGCGAGGTCTGGACCGGCGGCGACGTCGTGCCGGCGGCCTCGGTGCGGCGCGTGATGGAACGCTGCCCCGGTCTGACCGTCGTCGACGGCTACGGCCCCACCGAGACCACGACCTTCGCCACGCACCACATCATGCGGTCCGCCGATGCCGTGCCGACGATCGTCCCGATCGGCCGGCCGCTGGACAACATGCGGGTGTACATCCTGGATGCACGTCTGCGTCCAGTGCCGATCGGCGTGGTCGGCGAGCTGTGCATCGCCGGCACCGGCCTGGCCCGCGGCTACCTCGACGCCCCGCGCCTGACGGCCGAGCGTTTCGTGGCCGACCCGTTCGGCGACGGCCGCATGTACCTGACCGGCGACCTGGCCCGATGGCGGGCCGACGGGACCGTGGAGTTCGTCGGCCGTGACGACGACCAGGTCAAGGTCCGTGGCTTCCGCATCGAGCTCGGCGAGGTCGAGACCGTGCTGTCGGCGCACCCGGCGGTCGCCCGCTCGGCCGTGGTCGTGCGCGAGGACCAGCCCGGCGACAAGCGCCTGGTCGCCTACGCCGTGCCGGCGTCCACCGACGAGGACCACGCCGACGAGCACGTGGACGAGTGGCAGAAGCTGTACGAGAACCTGTACAGCGACAGCGCCGGCCGCTCCGGGTTCGGCGAGAACTTCGCCGGCTGGCACAGCAGCTACGACGAGCAGCCCATCCCGTTGGAGCAGATGCGGGAGTGGCAGGCGGCGACCGTGGAGCGGATCCGGTCACTGCGGCCGCGGCGGGTGCTGGAGATTGGCGTCGGCTCCGGCCTGCTGCTGTCCCAGCTCGCGCCGCACGTGGATTCCTACTGGGGCACCGACTTCTCGTCCGTGGTGATCGAGACCCTGCGCGGCGAGGTCGACCGCCACGACTTCGCCTCCCGGGTGCGGCTGCGGGCCCAGCCGGCGAACGTGGTCGACGGGCTGCCGACCGGCTACTTCGACACGATCATCATCAACTCGGTGTTGCAGTACTTCCCCGGCATCGACTACCTCCTCGACGTCCTGCGCAACTGCGCCGACCTGCTGGTGCAGGGTGGTGTGGTGTTCGCCGGCGACGTCCGCAACCACCGGCTGCTGCGGCATTTCTCCACGGCCATCGAGCTCACCAAGGCCGACGACGACGTGCCGGCATCGGTGCTGCGCCGGGCGGTGGAGCAGGACCTGTTGCTGGAGAACGAACTCACCGTCGATCCGCAGTTCTTCGCCCGCATCGGCGAGGCCGTCCCGGGCTTCGAGTCGGTGGACGTGCGGTTGAAGCGGGGCCGGTTCCACAACGAGCTCAGCCGCTACCGTTACGACGCCGTGCTGCGCAAGGGCTCCGCACTGTCCGTTTCGGACGTTCCCACACTGCGCTGGGGCCGTGACATCACCGAGCTGGCCGAGATCAAGGTCGACGGCCCGCTGCGGATCACCGGTGTCCCGAATGGACGGATCGCCGGCGAGGTCGCCGCGATGCGTGCCCTGGAACAGGGTTCCGGTGTCGCGGTCGCCCGCAGCCTGCTCACCGAGGCGAACGTCCCCGATCCCGAGGACTTCCACGTGCTGGGCAATGCCGTGATCACGTGGTCGGGCACCGGTTCCGACGGCGAGCTGGACGTGCTCTACGTGCGGGAGGATGTCGATCTGGCCGGTGTGTTCGTCGGTCGCGGCGGCGAGTTCGACCCGTCGCGGTACGCCAACGACCCCGGCCGTTCGCGGTCGGCCGGCGCGCTGACCCAGGCGCTGCGGTCGTACCTGGCCGACGAGCTGCCGGACTTCATGGTGCCGTCGGCGGTCGTGATGATGAACTCGTTGCCGCTGACCCGCAACGGCAAGCTCGACCGGGCCGCGCTGCCCGCCCCCGACTACACCATCACCTCCTCGGGCAAGGCACCGCGCACCCCACGCGAGGAGATCCTCTGCGGCCTGTTCGCCGAGGTCCTCGGCCTGTCCACGGTCGGCGTCGACGACAACTTCTTCGACCTCGGCGGGCACTCGCTGCTGGCCACCCGCCTGATCAGTCGGCTGCGGGCGGTGTTCGGCGTCGAGTTCGAGATCCGCAACCTGTTCGAGGCCCCGACCGTCACCGAACTGGCCCGCCGCACCGAAGTCGCGGCCCCGGCCCGCACCGCGGTGACCGCCGTGACCGAGCGCCCGCAACGGATTCCGTTGTCATTCGCACAGAAGCGGCTGTGGTTCCTGCACCGCATGGAAGGCCCGAGCTCGACCTACAACGTGTCGATGACGCTCCGGCTGACCGGCCCCATCGACCGGGATGCCCTGGCGGCGGCGATCGACGACGTGTTGTGGCGGCACGAATCGCTGCGCACGGCCTTCGCCGAGACCGACGGCGAGCCGCACCAGGTGGTGCTGCCGCAGACCACGCCGATGCACGTCGTCGAGACCTCAGACATCGACGAAGTCGTGGTGGCGGAAGCGAAGTACGGCTTCGATCTCGCTGCCGGGGCACCGGTGCGGATCACGCTGTTCGCCGCCTCGCCGACCGAGCACGTGCTGCTGATGCTCATGCACCACATCGTCAGCGACGGCTGGTCGTGGGCGCCGCTCTGCCGTGACCTCGAAACCGCCTACACCGCAAGGCTTTCCGGCAACCCACCGGCGTTCGAGCCGCTGCCGGTGCAGTACCCGGACTTCGCCCTGTGGCAGCAGGACGTGCTCGGCTCCGAGCGGGACGGCAACAGCCTTGTCACCCGTCAGCTGGAGCACTGGAAGGAGCAGCTCAAGGGCCTGCCGGAGCTGGTGACCGTGCCGGCCGACCGGCCGCGCCCGGCGGTTGCCACCTATCGCGGCGACCTGCTGCCGTTCACCGTCGACGCCAAGATCCACCAGGCGATGGTGAAGCTGGCCCATGACACCGACACCACGGTGTTCATGGTCGTCGAGGCGGCGATGGCCGTGCTGCTGACGGCGTTGGGCGGCGGCGAGGACATCCCGATCGGCACCGCCGTCGCCGGCCGCACCGACGCCGCGCTGGACGACCTGGTCGGCTTCTTCGTGAACACGCTGGTGATGCGCAACGACACCTCCGGCGACCCGTCGTTCACCGAGCTGCTGCGCCGGGTGCGGGAGACCAGCCTGGCCGCGTACGCCAACCAGGAGGTGCCGTTCGAGCGCCTGGTCGAGCTGGTCAACCCGACCCGGTCGCTGTCGCACGCCCCGCTGTACCAGGTCATGTTGACGTACCAGAACAACAGCGACGCCACGCTGTCGCTGCCCGGTGTGCAGGTGGAGATCGGCGAGGCCAACACCGGCATCTCCAAGTTCGACCTGTCGTTCAACATCCGCGAGGTGCCCAGCCTCACCGGCCTGCCCGCCGGGCTGGAGGGCGAGGTCGAGTTCGCCACCGACCTCATGGACCCGTCAACCGCCGCTTCGGTGGCGCGCCGGCTGGTTCGCGTGTTGGAGGCGGTGGTCGCCGATCCGACTCGACCGATCGGGTCGCTGGACCTGCTGGAGTCGGCCGAGCGTCGCCGGGTGATCGAGGAGTGGAACGACTTCGGCCGTGACGTGCCGTCGGCGACGCTGGTCGAGTCGTTCGAACGTCAAGTGGCGGCAACGCCTTCGGCCAAGGCCGTGGTTTTCGGAGACTCGGCGCTGACCTACTCCGAGCTCAACGCCCGGGCCAACCAGCTGGCCTCGATGCTCCGCGAGCAGGGCGTCGGGCCGGAGAAGTTCGTCGCGGTCAAGATGCCACGCTCGACCGATCTCGTGGTGGCCCTGCTGGGCATTCTCAAGGCCGGCGGCGCATACCTCCCGCTCGACCCGTCGTATCCGGCGGACCGCCTGGAGTTCATGGTCTCCGACGTCTCCCCCGTGCTGACGCTGACCTCGTTGCCGGCCTTGGAAGGGCCAATCGAAAACCCGGTTTCTCCTTTGTTGCCGGGCAATGCCGCCTTCGTGATCTTCACGTCCGGGTCGACCGGCCGTCCCAAGGGCGTTGTCGTGCAACACGATTCGCTCAACCAGTACCTGTCGTGGACGCGGTCGGCGTACCCCGGCGTCGGCGGCCGGTCGCTGGTGCACTCGCCGGTGTCGTTCGACCTCACGGTCACCGGCCTGTTCTCCACGCTGACCTCCGGCGGCTGCGTCACCATCGTCGACCTGGACCGGTCGGCCGACGCGGGCCAGGTGGCGCAGCAGCCGACCTTCGTCAAGGCCACGCCGAGCCACCTGCCGCTGCTGCTGAACCTGCCGGATGCCTTCTCCCCCACCGAGCAGCTGGTGCTGGGCGGCGAGTCGCTGATGGGCGAGGTGCTGGACCAGTGGCGGGCGCGCTTCCCATCGACGACCGTGGTCAACGAGTACGGGCCGACCGAGACCACGGTCGGCTGCACCGAGTACCGGATCGAGCCGGGCGACGAGGTGCGGGCCGGCGTGGTGACCATCGGCAAGCCGATCTGGAACACCCGGATGTACGTGCTGGACAAGGCTTTGCGGCCGGTGCCGCCGGGCGTGCAGGGCGAGCTCTACATCGCCGGCGACCTGGTCACCCGCGGCTACCACAACCGGCGCGGGCTGACCGCGACGAAGTTCGTCGCCGATCCGTTCGGGCCGCCCGGCAGCCGGATGTACCGGTCCGGCGACCTCGGGCGGTGGCGCACCGACGGCAACCTGGAGTTCATCGCCCGGGTCGACGACCAGGTCAAGGTGCGGGGGTTCCGCATCGAACTGGGCGAGATCGAGGGCTGCATCGGCACCCATCCGGACGTCCGGCACGCGGCGGTGATCGTCCGCGAGGACCAGCCCGGCGACAAGCGGCTGGTGGCCTACGTCGTGGGCGACGCGGACCTGGACGTGCTGCGCAAGCACGTGGCCGACGCGCTGCCGGAGTACATGGTGCCGGCAGCGTTCGTGCGGCTGGACGTGCTGCCGCTGACCGCGAACCGCAAGCTGGACCGGAAGTCGTTGCCAGCGCCCGATTACGCCGTCCAGGCGAGCAGCCGGGAGCCGCGGGACGACCGCGAGCGCACGGTGTGCGCGCTGTTCGCGGACGTGCTCGGGCTGCCCTCGGTCGGGGTGGAGGACAACTTCTTCGACCTCGGCGGCCATTCGCTGCTGGCCACCCGGCTGATCAGCCGGATCCGCGCCGACCTCGGCGCCGAGCTCTCCCTGCGCGCCCTGTTCGACCAGCCGACCCCGGAGGCGGTGGCGGCGCGCCTGACCAAGCCCGCGAAGGCCCGGCCCGCGCTGCGGCCGCGCACCCAGGAGGCGTTGTGA